One genomic window of Halobellus limi includes the following:
- a CDS encoding DUF1405 domain-containing protein has protein sequence MASPRASASTLHDLVSGDGLPAPESLPRWLAPLPTWLENVGLRFAWVVVAINLLGTAFGFWYYGFHPLPLSDPLVTWQFAAEPVAMWPFVPDSPMATLFIALAFASWKLGRTNEYLAALAFFGCWKLGLWTPYVLTVFADAFLETTWLPLYVFLFVSHLAMVVQAFVLHRIADFPIRAVAVALAWYGLNDVVDYFVPIVGDPHHTSLPLADATVVGIGGGTTVLQLAAAGAVVLTFVATFFALATRAKKLELLAGAD, from the coding sequence ATGGCATCGCCCCGCGCGTCCGCCTCGACGCTCCACGACCTCGTCTCGGGCGACGGGCTCCCGGCACCCGAGAGCCTCCCGCGCTGGCTCGCCCCGCTGCCGACGTGGCTCGAGAACGTCGGCCTCCGCTTCGCCTGGGTCGTCGTCGCGATCAACCTCCTCGGGACCGCCTTCGGCTTCTGGTACTACGGCTTTCACCCCTTGCCGCTGTCGGATCCGCTTGTCACCTGGCAGTTCGCCGCGGAACCGGTCGCGATGTGGCCGTTCGTCCCCGACAGCCCGATGGCGACGCTGTTCATCGCGCTGGCGTTCGCGAGCTGGAAACTCGGCCGGACGAACGAGTACCTCGCGGCGCTGGCCTTCTTCGGCTGCTGGAAGCTCGGGCTGTGGACGCCGTACGTCCTCACGGTCTTCGCCGACGCGTTCCTGGAGACGACGTGGCTCCCGCTCTACGTCTTCCTGTTCGTGAGCCACCTCGCGATGGTCGTCCAGGCGTTCGTCCTCCACCGGATCGCCGACTTCCCGATCCGCGCGGTCGCCGTCGCGCTCGCGTGGTACGGCCTCAACGACGTCGTCGACTACTTCGTCCCGATCGTCGGCGACCCGCACCACACGTCGCTGCCGCTGGCGGACGCGACGGTCGTCGGGATCGGCGGCGGGACGACGGTCCTGCAGCTCGCCGCCGCCGGCGCGGTGGTGCTCACGTTCGTCGCGACGTTCTTCGCGCTCGCGACGCGCGCGAAGAAACTGGAACTGCTGGCCGGGGCGGACTGA
- a CDS encoding aminopeptidase — MDPRIREHARTVADHSTGIESGDCVVISAPAAAEDLVVALHEECAERGAHPVSINSDSRATRAFLRNHDGDFETPEHLLAMYEEMDVYVAVRGDVNATETSDVDPERNAAYRRAMKPVLQERLSKTWCLTQYPTSGNAQLAGMSTEGYEDFVWDAVSLDWEKQREHQEQMVEILDDADEVRIKSGEETDVTMSLAGNETLNDFGEANLPGGEVFTAPVRDEVDGEVHFDMPLYRQGREIEDVRVRFEDGRVESYSAGRNEDVLDGIFETDEGARYLGELGIGMNRAIDRFTYNMLFDEKMGDTVHMAVGSAYPDTVGEENERNESAEHVDMIVDMSEDSVIEVDGEVVQRDGTFVFEDGFDEA; from the coding sequence ATGGACCCGCGAATCCGCGAACACGCACGGACCGTCGCCGACCACTCCACGGGGATCGAATCCGGCGACTGCGTCGTGATCAGCGCGCCGGCGGCCGCCGAGGACCTGGTGGTCGCGCTCCACGAGGAGTGCGCCGAGCGCGGGGCGCATCCCGTCTCGATCAACAGCGACTCCCGGGCGACCCGGGCGTTCCTCCGGAACCACGATGGCGACTTCGAGACGCCCGAGCACCTCCTCGCGATGTACGAGGAGATGGACGTCTACGTCGCCGTCCGCGGCGACGTCAACGCCACCGAGACGTCGGACGTCGACCCCGAGCGCAACGCCGCCTACCGCCGTGCGATGAAGCCCGTCCTCCAGGAGCGCCTCTCGAAGACGTGGTGTCTCACGCAGTATCCCACCTCCGGCAACGCCCAGCTCGCGGGGATGAGCACGGAGGGCTACGAGGACTTCGTGTGGGACGCCGTCAGCCTCGACTGGGAGAAACAGCGCGAGCACCAAGAGCAAATGGTCGAGATACTCGACGACGCCGACGAGGTGCGCATCAAATCGGGCGAGGAGACCGACGTCACGATGAGCCTCGCGGGCAACGAGACGCTCAACGACTTCGGCGAGGCGAACCTCCCCGGCGGGGAAGTGTTCACCGCGCCCGTCCGCGACGAGGTCGACGGCGAGGTCCACTTCGATATGCCGCTGTACCGGCAGGGACGAGAGATCGAAGACGTCCGCGTCCGCTTCGAGGACGGCCGCGTGGAGTCCTACAGCGCCGGCCGCAACGAGGACGTCCTCGACGGCATCTTCGAGACCGACGAGGGCGCGCGCTACCTCGGCGAACTCGGCATCGGGATGAACCGCGCGATCGACCGGTTCACGTACAACATGCTCTTCGACGAGAAGATGGGCGACACCGTCCATATGGCCGTCGGCTCGGCGTACCCCGACACGGTCGGCGAGGAGAACGAGCGCAACGAGAGCGCCGAACACGTCGACATGATCGTCGACATGAGCGAGGACTCGGTCATCGAGGTCGACGGCGAGGTCGTCCAGCGCGACGGGACGTTCGTCTTCGAGGACGGCTTCGACGAGGCCTGA
- a CDS encoding HalOD1 output domain-containing protein encodes MENHTDSRHLDDADAVARVDGAGADSDTVVYTRSDGDSPSHSVVEAVADVTGTEPTRLRPLYEVIDTDALDDLIAGDSERPRAPEGLSVTFRFEGCDVAVYGDGRTVASRSPR; translated from the coding sequence ATGGAAAACCACACCGATTCACGGCACCTCGACGACGCGGACGCCGTCGCCCGCGTCGACGGCGCGGGCGCGGACTCCGACACTGTGGTCTACACCCGTTCGGACGGAGACTCCCCGTCTCACAGCGTCGTCGAGGCGGTCGCCGACGTGACCGGCACGGAGCCGACCCGACTCCGACCGCTGTACGAGGTGATCGACACCGACGCCCTCGACGACCTGATCGCGGGCGACTCCGAACGACCCCGGGCACCCGAAGGGCTCTCGGTGACCTTCCGGTTCGAGGGCTGCGACGTGGCCGTCTACGGCGACGGCCGGACGGTCGCCTCCCGATCTCCACGGTGA
- a CDS encoding helix-turn-helix domain-containing protein translates to MANKSASDRDDPVSEVEFVLRGSKYPFVALSDAENCAVELVGMLPRKGDRYAEFFNVNGVDPQRVLALAEEYETVEASLLSTYDDVSLFEFLVSDGCPAQHLGTLGGLPRTARATDGEGRIVAEVPAQYDTRAVIEGFLDEYPDAELTGIREKENIEPMFSGGTYQQLLSTQLTDKQREVIQTAFEAGYYDWPREATGEEVAAALDITSATFSEQIHAAERKLLSALFADAE, encoded by the coding sequence ATGGCTAACAAGTCCGCCTCCGACCGAGACGATCCGGTCTCCGAAGTCGAGTTCGTCCTCCGGGGCTCGAAGTACCCGTTCGTCGCCCTCTCGGACGCCGAGAACTGCGCGGTCGAACTCGTCGGGATGCTCCCCCGGAAGGGCGACCGGTACGCGGAGTTCTTCAACGTGAACGGGGTGGACCCACAGCGCGTCCTCGCGCTCGCCGAGGAGTACGAGACCGTCGAGGCGTCGCTCCTCAGCACCTACGACGACGTTTCGCTCTTCGAGTTTCTCGTCTCCGACGGCTGTCCGGCGCAGCATCTCGGCACCCTCGGCGGACTCCCGCGGACGGCCAGAGCGACGGACGGCGAGGGTCGCATCGTCGCGGAGGTTCCGGCGCAGTACGACACCAGAGCGGTCATCGAGGGGTTTCTCGACGAGTATCCCGACGCCGAACTGACGGGAATACGCGAAAAGGAGAACATCGAGCCGATGTTCAGCGGCGGGACGTACCAGCAGCTGCTGTCGACGCAGTTGACCGACAAGCAGCGGGAGGTGATCCAGACCGCCTTCGAGGCGGGGTACTACGACTGGCCGCGGGAGGCGACGGGAGAGGAGGTCGCCGCGGCGCTCGACATCACGTCGGCGACGTTCTCCGAACAGATCCACGCCGCCGAGCGCAAGCTCCTCTCGGCGCTGTTCGCGGACGCCGAGTGA
- a CDS encoding DUF1684 domain-containing protein encodes MTDDEGETTAEAVTTDEDYVSELRRNREEKDDFFGSHPQSPIPPEHREGFDGLEYFDPAPAYRVEATVETHADPEPVPMETTADNEVRYVRVVTFAFDLADETHRLHGYKQRPDDDEEPIFVPFRDKTTGQESYRGGRYLELHPADELGDGDRVTLDFNLAYTPFCAFSETFECPLPPEENWLETAVRAGEKDWQP; translated from the coding sequence ATGACCGACGACGAAGGCGAGACGACAGCGGAGGCCGTCACGACCGACGAGGACTACGTTTCGGAGCTCCGGCGGAACCGCGAGGAGAAGGACGACTTCTTCGGCTCCCACCCGCAGTCGCCGATTCCGCCGGAGCATCGCGAGGGCTTCGACGGTCTGGAGTACTTCGATCCCGCGCCGGCGTACCGCGTCGAGGCGACCGTCGAGACGCACGCCGACCCCGAGCCCGTACCGATGGAGACGACCGCCGATAACGAGGTCCGGTACGTCCGCGTCGTCACGTTCGCCTTCGACCTCGCCGACGAGACCCACCGCCTCCACGGCTACAAGCAGCGCCCCGACGACGACGAGGAGCCGATCTTCGTCCCGTTCCGCGATAAGACCACCGGACAGGAGAGCTACCGCGGCGGCCGGTACCTCGAACTCCACCCGGCGGACGAACTCGGCGACGGCGACCGGGTCACCCTCGATTTCAACCTCGCGTACACGCCCTTCTGCGCGTTCAGCGAGACCTTCGAGTGCCCGCTGCCGCCGGAGGAGAACTGGCTGGAGACCGCCGTCCGCGCCGGCGAGAAGGACTGGCAACCCTGA
- the cmk gene encoding (d)CMP kinase, producing MTDDDVPTARSVDSDLFITVSGPPGCGATTLCEGLSAALDCGYVSGGDIFRDLADERDVSLSQLIAKTDETDEIDRALDRRLRTIAEKWGASSKPFVLESRLAGWLAGNRADLRIWLDAPDEVRVDRTRDREEMEAEMRVREVSEAGRYKSYYDIDISDQSFYDLSINTARWSPEATLEMVLTAIEEYDPEVDEGAFPTDDFEL from the coding sequence ATGACAGACGACGACGTCCCGACGGCGCGGTCGGTCGACAGCGACCTCTTCATCACCGTCTCGGGGCCGCCCGGTTGTGGCGCGACGACGCTCTGTGAGGGACTCTCGGCCGCGCTCGACTGCGGGTACGTCTCCGGCGGGGACATCTTCCGCGACCTCGCCGACGAGCGGGACGTATCGCTCTCGCAACTCATCGCGAAGACCGACGAGACCGACGAGATCGACCGCGCGCTGGACCGTCGTCTCCGGACGATCGCCGAGAAGTGGGGCGCGTCGAGCAAACCGTTCGTCCTCGAATCGCGCCTCGCCGGGTGGCTCGCCGGCAACCGCGCGGACCTCCGGATCTGGCTCGACGCCCCCGACGAGGTCCGCGTCGATCGGACGCGCGACCGCGAAGAGATGGAGGCGGAGATGCGCGTCCGCGAGGTCAGCGAGGCCGGTCGGTACAAGTCGTACTACGACATCGACATCTCCGATCAGTCCTTCTACGACCTCTCGATCAACACCGCGCGCTGGAGTCCGGAAGCCACCCTGGAGATGGTCCTCACCGCCATCGAGGAGTACGACCCCGAGGTCGACGAGGGCGCGTTCCCGACCGACGACTTCGAGCTGTAA
- a CDS encoding type II toxin-antitoxin system HicB family antitoxin codes for MATSTWDGDNYEDEIRLWREDEWWIAKDVETGVTTQGSSRTSALENLDDAVALRKGETGREPTDEELRSMGIDPEDNTTGDQDPPDVLK; via the coding sequence ATGGCAACCTCGACGTGGGACGGCGACAACTACGAAGACGAAATCCGTCTCTGGCGTGAGGACGAGTGGTGGATCGCCAAAGACGTCGAAACGGGAGTCACGACTCAGGGATCCTCACGAACTTCGGCACTGGAAAACCTTGATGACGCCGTTGCCCTCCGAAAGGGTGAGACTGGACGCGAACCCACGGACGAGGAACTCAGATCGATGGGAATCGATCCAGAGGATAACACGACCGGTGATCAGGACCCTCCGGACGTCCTGAAGTAA
- a CDS encoding type II toxin-antitoxin system HicA family toxin, whose translation MGRRTFSGREVVTVLVNVGGFDWRRTTGDHAQLYYEHPTNEDDRRQVTVPLHDELRIGTLREIAENAGAHNFDDFCAWIDRNS comes from the coding sequence ATGGGGAGACGGACGTTCTCCGGGCGAGAGGTGGTCACGGTCCTCGTCAACGTCGGCGGATTCGATTGGCGTCGAACGACCGGCGACCACGCCCAACTGTACTACGAGCATCCGACCAACGAAGACGACCGGCGGCAGGTTACTGTGCCGCTCCACGATGAACTCCGGATCGGAACGCTTCGAGAGATTGCCGAGAACGCAGGTGCGCACAACTTTGACGACTTCTGTGCCTGGATCGATCGAAATTCGTAG
- a CDS encoding DMT family transporter, with protein sequence MSRYRNLLLFTLLAAAWGSAFMAIKAGLAYIPPVLFAAFRYDVAGVLMLAYAFYATDDPIPRTRGQWTLVGIGATLLIAGYHTLLFIGETDPAVTSAAAAVIVSLSPVLTTGFARLFLPEERLTAAGIAGLFLGLVGVVILSNPDPENLLAGGAVAKLLIFGAAAAFALGSVLTRRVEAELPIETMEAWSMVGGALIMHVVSFGMGESLADVAWTVESLAALAYLSVVASALGFLIYFDLLERLGAIEINLVSYVAPVSAALAGWAVLAEVPTVHTVVGFFVIFVGFLLLKRRAIRAEVPRLRKMVSRP encoded by the coding sequence GTGTCCCGGTACCGCAACCTGCTGTTATTCACCCTCCTGGCCGCCGCGTGGGGGTCGGCGTTCATGGCGATCAAGGCCGGTCTCGCCTACATCCCGCCGGTGCTCTTCGCGGCGTTCCGCTACGACGTCGCCGGCGTGTTGATGCTCGCGTACGCGTTCTATGCCACCGACGACCCGATCCCGCGGACGCGCGGGCAGTGGACGCTCGTCGGGATCGGGGCGACGCTCCTCATCGCCGGCTACCACACGCTGCTCTTCATCGGCGAGACCGACCCGGCCGTCACGTCGGCCGCCGCGGCCGTCATCGTGAGTCTCAGCCCGGTGCTGACGACCGGCTTCGCCCGCCTGTTCCTCCCGGAGGAGCGACTCACGGCCGCGGGGATCGCGGGCCTGTTCCTCGGCCTGGTCGGCGTCGTGATCCTTTCGAACCCCGACCCGGAGAACCTCCTGGCCGGCGGCGCCGTCGCGAAGCTCCTGATCTTCGGGGCCGCCGCGGCGTTCGCGCTCGGGTCGGTGTTGACCCGGCGCGTCGAGGCCGAACTCCCGATCGAGACGATGGAGGCGTGGTCGATGGTCGGCGGCGCGCTCATCATGCACGTCGTGAGCTTCGGGATGGGCGAGTCGCTCGCGGACGTCGCCTGGACGGTCGAGTCGCTGGCGGCGCTCGCCTACCTCTCGGTCGTCGCGAGCGCGCTCGGCTTTCTCATCTACTTCGACCTGCTGGAGCGACTCGGGGCCATCGAGATCAACCTCGTGTCCTACGTCGCACCGGTCTCCGCCGCGCTCGCGGGGTGGGCCGTCCTCGCCGAGGTGCCGACCGTCCACACGGTGGTCGGCTTCTTCGTCATCTTCGTCGGGTTCCTGCTCCTGAAGCGCCGGGCGATCCGCGCGGAGGTGCCGCGGCTCCGGAAGATGGTGTCGCGGCCGTGA
- a CDS encoding CBS domain-containing protein: MARIQSLTARELMTTDVETVSPDDDVSEVLGRLARADFNGFPVVDEGAVVGIVTQHDLVGLFQTKDRTLWIPVGFPPFLETLTYAVDVSWDDLDLGIDLLRNTNKPVREVMTEDVVTVAPGTSLDEILDLLADDERDINRLPVVEDGGLVGIVARQDVIRAIRDERTAEGGDA; this comes from the coding sequence ATGGCCCGAATCCAGTCTCTGACGGCGCGGGAGTTGATGACGACGGACGTCGAGACCGTCTCGCCCGACGACGACGTGAGCGAGGTGCTCGGCCGCCTCGCCCGCGCGGACTTCAACGGCTTTCCCGTGGTAGACGAGGGCGCGGTCGTCGGCATCGTCACCCAGCACGACCTCGTCGGCCTGTTCCAGACGAAGGACCGGACGCTGTGGATTCCGGTCGGCTTTCCCCCCTTCCTGGAGACGCTCACCTACGCGGTCGACGTCTCCTGGGACGACCTGGACCTGGGGATCGACCTCCTGCGGAACACGAACAAACCCGTCCGCGAGGTGATGACCGAGGACGTGGTGACCGTCGCGCCCGGGACGTCGCTGGACGAGATCCTAGACCTCCTCGCCGACGACGAACGCGACATCAACAGACTACCGGTCGTCGAGGACGGCGGACTCGTGGGGATCGTCGCCCGGCAGGACGTCATCCGAGCGATCCGAGACGAGCGGACGGCCGAGGGCGGAGACGCCTGA
- a CDS encoding ribonuclease H family protein — protein MAAHGRPTLRDLFDDSPTPHIAHPPRTHHRHFYVATDGSYRRDGGGLGAVIEARDGTRVARVSLPDTAPNNNVAEYRALHLGLDVLAARTPSDARVGVLVDHDHLAAAVNGEVLAGSGGDAEWRPTGRERIPSGSESHWRGICARIAGFEELRAARIDGRENPAHPLANAPGDYAHVNRRPDRCVVPEPVDAGDAGPATVEERGTENADPQYPPPSRFEGRASD, from the coding sequence ATGGCCGCTCACGGCCGTCCGACGCTCCGTGACCTGTTCGACGACTCGCCGACCCCGCACATCGCGCACCCGCCGCGCACTCACCACCGACACTTCTACGTCGCGACCGACGGGTCGTACCGCCGCGACGGCGGCGGACTGGGCGCGGTGATCGAGGCGCGAGACGGCACCCGCGTCGCGCGGGTCTCTCTACCCGACACCGCCCCGAACAACAACGTCGCGGAGTATCGCGCGCTGCACCTCGGTCTCGACGTCCTCGCCGCTCGAACGCCCTCGGACGCCCGCGTCGGCGTCCTCGTCGACCACGACCACCTCGCGGCCGCCGTCAACGGCGAGGTGCTCGCCGGTTCCGGCGGCGACGCGGAGTGGCGTCCGACCGGCCGCGAGCGGATCCCCTCCGGCAGCGAGTCCCACTGGCGGGGGATCTGCGCGCGGATCGCCGGGTTCGAGGAGCTACGGGCGGCCCGGATCGACGGCCGGGAGAACCCCGCCCACCCGCTCGCGAACGCCCCCGGCGACTACGCGCACGTGAACCGCCGACCGGACCGCTGCGTGGTCCCCGAGCCCGTCGACGCCGGCGACGCCGGACCCGCGACGGTCGAGGAGCGGGGAACCGAGAACGCCGATCCGCAGTACCCGCCGCCGTCGCGGTTCGAGGGTCGGGCGAGCGACTGA
- a CDS encoding NADP-dependent malic enzyme: MGLDDDAREYHREEPPGKIEISTTKPTNTQRDLSLAYSPGVAAPCRDIDADPTRAYEYTAKGNLVGVVSNGSAVLGLGDIGAQASKPVMEGKGVLFKRFADIDVFDVELDLDDPDDIVDTVRAMEPTFGGINLEDIKAPECFEIESRLREEVDIPVFHDDQHGTAIISGAALLNAADVVDKDLGELNVVFSGAGASAIATARFYTSLGVETENITMCDSSGVIGTDREDLNEFKAQFASDTDDDTLAEALAGADVFVGLSVGGIVSQEMVASMAENPIVFAMANPDPEIEYETAKAARDDTVIMATGRSDYPNQVNNVLGFPFIFRGALDVRATEINEDMKRAAAEALADLARQDVPDAVVKAYGDQPLQFGPDYVIPKPLDPRVLFEVAPAVAEAAMDSGCARTEVDLDAYEERLEARLGKSREMMRVVLNKAKSDPKRVALAEGGDEKMIRAAYQMREQGIAHPVLVGDTDEITSTAADLGLDFEPEVADPWAGEWDHYADRLYELQQRKGVTKREAHELIRGDSNYLASVMVEEGDADAMLTGLTHHYPSALRPPLSIIGTAPDADYAAGVYMLTFKNRVVFAADTTVNLDPDSDVLAEITKHTAELARRFNVEPRAAMLSYSNFGSVDNEGTRKIRDAVSELHADAEVDFPVDGEMQADTAVVEDILEGTYEFSQLDQPANVLVFPNLEAGNIGYKLLQRLGGAEAIGPMLVGMDKPVHVLQRGDEVKDIVNLAGVAVVDAQE; the protein is encoded by the coding sequence ATGGGACTGGACGACGACGCGAGGGAGTATCACCGCGAGGAACCGCCCGGCAAGATCGAGATATCGACGACGAAGCCGACGAACACCCAGCGGGACCTCTCGCTGGCGTACTCGCCCGGCGTCGCCGCGCCGTGTCGCGACATCGACGCGGACCCGACGCGCGCCTACGAGTACACCGCGAAGGGGAACCTCGTCGGCGTCGTCTCGAACGGCTCTGCGGTCCTGGGGCTCGGCGACATCGGCGCACAGGCCTCGAAACCCGTGATGGAGGGCAAGGGCGTCCTGTTCAAGCGCTTCGCGGACATCGACGTCTTCGACGTCGAACTCGACCTCGACGATCCCGACGACATCGTCGACACGGTGCGGGCGATGGAACCGACCTTCGGCGGCATCAACCTCGAAGACATCAAGGCGCCGGAGTGCTTCGAGATCGAGTCTCGCCTCCGCGAGGAGGTCGACATCCCGGTCTTCCACGACGACCAGCACGGAACGGCGATCATTTCCGGAGCCGCGCTCCTGAACGCCGCCGACGTCGTCGACAAGGACCTCGGAGAGCTGAACGTCGTCTTCTCCGGCGCGGGCGCCTCCGCAATCGCCACCGCGCGGTTCTACACCTCGCTCGGGGTCGAGACCGAGAACATCACGATGTGCGACTCCTCGGGCGTCATCGGGACCGACCGCGAGGACCTCAACGAGTTCAAAGCCCAATTCGCCTCCGACACCGACGACGACACGCTCGCGGAGGCGCTGGCGGGCGCGGACGTCTTCGTGGGGCTCTCCGTCGGCGGCATCGTCTCCCAGGAGATGGTCGCCTCGATGGCCGAGAACCCGATCGTCTTCGCGATGGCCAACCCCGACCCCGAGATCGAGTACGAGACGGCGAAGGCCGCCCGCGACGACACGGTCATCATGGCGACAGGGCGCTCGGACTACCCGAACCAGGTGAACAACGTCCTCGGGTTCCCGTTCATCTTCCGCGGCGCGCTCGACGTGCGCGCGACGGAGATCAACGAGGATATGAAGCGCGCCGCCGCGGAGGCGCTGGCGGACCTCGCGCGACAGGACGTCCCCGACGCCGTCGTGAAAGCCTACGGCGATCAGCCGCTGCAGTTCGGCCCCGATTACGTCATCCCGAAGCCGCTCGACCCCCGGGTCCTCTTCGAGGTCGCCCCCGCCGTCGCCGAGGCGGCGATGGACTCCGGCTGCGCCCGGACCGAGGTCGACCTCGACGCCTACGAGGAGCGCCTCGAAGCCCGGCTCGGCAAGTCACGCGAGATGATGCGCGTCGTCCTCAACAAGGCGAAGTCCGACCCCAAGCGGGTCGCGCTCGCGGAGGGCGGCGACGAGAAGATGATCCGCGCGGCCTACCAGATGCGGGAGCAGGGGATCGCTCACCCGGTCCTCGTCGGCGACACCGACGAGATCACGAGCACCGCCGCGGACCTCGGGCTCGATTTCGAACCCGAGGTCGCCGACCCCTGGGCCGGCGAGTGGGACCACTACGCCGACCGCCTCTACGAGCTGCAACAGCGCAAGGGCGTCACGAAGCGCGAGGCCCACGAACTGATCCGCGGCGACAGCAACTACCTCGCGAGCGTGATGGTCGAAGAGGGCGACGCCGACGCGATGCTCACGGGGCTGACCCACCACTACCCCTCGGCGCTGCGACCGCCGCTTTCGATCATCGGGACCGCGCCGGACGCCGACTACGCGGCCGGCGTCTACATGCTGACGTTCAAGAACCGGGTCGTCTTCGCCGCCGACACGACCGTCAACCTCGACCCCGACTCGGACGTGCTCGCGGAGATCACCAAACACACCGCGGAACTCGCCCGGCGGTTCAACGTCGAACCGCGCGCGGCGATGCTGTCGTACTCGAACTTCGGGAGCGTCGACAACGAGGGCACCCGGAAGATCCGCGACGCCGTCTCCGAGCTCCACGCCGACGCGGAGGTCGACTTCCCGGTCGACGGCGAGATGCAGGCCGACACCGCCGTCGTCGAGGACATCCTCGAGGGCACCTATGAGTTCTCACAGCTCGACCAGCCCGCGAACGTGCTCGTCTTCCCGAACCTCGAAGCGGGGAACATCGGCTACAAACTGCTGCAGCGCCTCGGCGGCGCGGAGGCCATCGGTCCGATGCTCGTCGGGATGGACAAGCCCGTCCACGTCCTCCAGCGCGGCGACGAGGTGAAAGACATCGTCAACCTCGCCGGCGTCGCCGTCGTCGACGCCCAGGAGTAG
- a CDS encoding M24 family metallopeptidase, with product MTDDASTGERAPGSEDGGVSEVDGLVDRTDDHLEHRRERLSDVLDGKGLDAVWFGRPNSFAWLTGGSNVVDRDADVGVAAAGYTRADGFVVVTDNIEAERLATEEVPEAFDVTSVPWYESSLAGAVADATAGAGAADFDVPGFEPLEVSRLRRPLAETDIERYRTLGRDVADALERVARELQAADTEHEVAAGLRVSLATRGIEAPVVLVGGSERAQRYRHYTPTRSELGDYALLSVTAERGGLYASATRTVAFEGAPEWLTDRHERAMQVETTALGATLRAAESGGTAGDVFEEVVAAYDAVGEAGEWKNHHQGGAAGFAGREWIATPGSDEAVEVPLAYAYNPTVRGAKSEDTVLLTDDGAEVLTRTGEWPTRTVASCGDGGFEIERHAVRSLRGE from the coding sequence ATGACCGACGACGCGTCGACCGGAGAGCGAGCACCGGGCAGCGAAGACGGCGGCGTCAGCGAGGTCGACGGCCTGGTCGACCGGACGGACGACCACCTCGAACACCGTCGCGAGCGGCTCTCGGACGTCCTCGACGGGAAGGGGCTCGACGCCGTCTGGTTCGGCCGCCCGAACTCCTTCGCGTGGCTGACCGGCGGGAGCAACGTCGTCGACCGCGACGCCGACGTCGGGGTCGCCGCCGCCGGCTACACCCGCGCCGACGGCTTCGTCGTTGTCACGGACAACATCGAGGCCGAGCGGCTCGCGACCGAGGAGGTGCCCGAAGCGTTCGACGTCACGTCGGTGCCGTGGTACGAGTCGTCGCTGGCGGGGGCCGTCGCCGACGCGACGGCGGGCGCGGGCGCCGCCGACTTCGACGTGCCGGGGTTCGAACCCCTGGAGGTGAGTCGGCTCCGCCGACCGCTCGCCGAGACCGACATCGAGCGCTACCGCACGCTGGGCCGGGACGTCGCGGACGCGCTCGAACGGGTCGCCCGCGAGCTCCAGGCAGCGGACACCGAACACGAGGTCGCCGCGGGCCTGCGCGTCTCGCTCGCGACGCGCGGGATCGAGGCCCCCGTGGTGCTCGTCGGGGGCAGCGAACGCGCGCAGCGGTACCGCCACTACACGCCGACGCGGAGCGAGCTCGGCGACTACGCGCTGCTGTCGGTGACCGCCGAGCGCGGCGGCCTCTACGCGAGCGCGACGCGGACGGTGGCCTTCGAGGGCGCTCCCGAGTGGCTCACGGATCGACACGAGCGGGCGATGCAGGTGGAGACGACGGCGCTCGGCGCGACCCTGCGAGCCGCAGAGAGCGGGGGGACGGCCGGGGACGTCTTCGAGGAGGTCGTCGCGGCGTACGACGCGGTCGGCGAGGCCGGCGAGTGGAAGAACCACCACCAGGGCGGGGCCGCCGGCTTCGCGGGCCGCGAGTGGATCGCGACGCCCGGGAGCGACGAGGCGGTCGAGGTCCCGCTGGCGTACGCGTACAACCCGACGGTTCGCGGGGCGAAGTCCGAGGACACCGTCCTCCTCACCGACGACGGCGCGGAGGTGCTGACGAGGACGGGCGAGTGGCCCACGCGGACGGTCGCCTCCTGCGGCGACGGCGGGTTCGAGATCGAGCGTCACGCGGTCCGCTCGCTCCGCGGGGAGTGA